In one window of Macadamia integrifolia cultivar HAES 741 chromosome 2, SCU_Mint_v3, whole genome shotgun sequence DNA:
- the LOC122092819 gene encoding disease resistance protein RPV1-like isoform X1 → MASRVGSTSYDVFINFRGEDTRDTFVGHLYNAFKVRGIHAFIDSKDLWKGEDIGELLQAIKVSDLSIAVFSKRYTESSWCLKELAQMVECHRTNGQVIFPIFFKVKTSDVKNQTRCFEISPHRHGKEAPKTLRRWKEALRAVGDKSGWVFQDGDLSELVNSVVQQAWIRLNMVPLIGVKHPVGLESRVQSVLSQLYSNICSKDVQFLGICGPGGIGKTAIAITVYNRIFRNFSKSCFLENIGEGASHPNGMVFLQKIFLKKIYGEKIKISNSREGSSLIKKFLVKTNTLLILDDVGDHTQLKALAGDLNWFGPESKIIITTRDQGVLGGIAKNNRKIYEPKELNEEESLRLFSSHTFSTDQPPDDYMQLSVDIGRTTGGLPLALEVLGCNLSFTEDKEVWKSMHRRLKQIPHDDVYRKLKISYDNLQDDIEKTIFLDAACFFIGEKDEIVISIWEACGFEPRCRIEGLKRKSLLRFNELKELWMHDQIRDMGRRIVNKQNLLEHGKQSRLWSRDVIMKILHGGKGNEIVEGILLSFSSEDNTRLHIENFEKMSKLRLLQVDGATLEGSFQCLPSGLKWLRWKGCPLDEIPAEFYHEKLGMLDLSHGQFKQAWNSWPENQLFGQLKVLKLSWCSSLSKSPNFSGFPGLERLYLDNCSSLVNLHDSIGQNQKLVYLNLEKCSSLEELPNSIHRLSSLQKLMLSHCISLNKFPESIGNLQESLVELYLTGTNIKVLPDCVGLLKKLEVLDLSLCHELLNLPRSMENMTSLRRIELSGHNKLRCIPKLDSTLIQLFIHYQSSKFLSTDFDEIYLVDAFPLQHFNMSMSATAAAAAAAAAVVLSQSLNPDFDNLDTTEDRYLFRKVLLRCIPKLRSIRLRCRSKLRFMILRCITNLPSTTLIQMRGYIHYESKSVTIDLRRNCWTVEFRKLMRIFYFSSVSIHLLSHFDDDVLLFFFLFLTFIMSCHFFPFSGPFSRWKHLLFVSALYLPELFLWYHTSKNVMLHLVFRETFFGPVFPSWLWDVLLLFHLLFVTFRMPRCYLAFHTFPIGAFLLFRYFSLAPFSLVSCCFFSIFFL, encoded by the exons ATGGCGTCACGGGTTGGATCAACGAGCTATGATGTGTTTATCAACTTCAGAGGGGAAGACACCCGCGATACCTTCGTTGGCCACCTTTACAATGCTTTCAAGGTTCGTGGAATTCATGCTTTCATTGACAGCAAAGATCTGTGGAAAGGAGAAGATATTGGGGAGCTTCTCCAAGCAATAAAAGTGTCAGACCTCTCAATTGCTGTCTTCTCTAAGAGATACACAGAGAGTAGTTGGTGCCTCAAGGAGCTTGCTCAGATGGTAGAATGTCATAGAACCAATGGACAAgtcatttttcccattttcttcaAGGTCAAGACATCGGACGTTAAGAATCAAACTAGATGTTTTGAGATTTCGCCTCACAGACATGGCAAGGAGGCACCTAAAACTCTGCGAAGATGGAAGGAAGCTTTGCGAGCGGTAGGAGACAAGAGTGGATGGGTTTTTCAGGATGG GGATCTATCAGAGTTAGTGAATTCAGTTGTTCAACAAGCTTGGATCCGATTGAACATGGTCCCCTTGATTGGTGTTAAACACCCTGTTGGATTGGAATCCCGGGTACAATCTGTGTTGTCCCAACTATATTCTAATATCTGTTCTAAGGATGTTCAATTCCTAGGGATATGTGGTCCGGGTGGCATCGGGAAAACAGCTATTGCAATAACCGTATACAATCGCATCTTTAGAAACTTTAGTAAGAGTTGTTTTCTTGAAAACATTGGAGAGGGAGCATCACATCCCAATGGTATGGTTTTCTTGCAaaagatatttttgaaaaagatttatggggagaaaattaaaatatccAATTCTAGAGAAGGATCaagtttgataaaaaaatttcttgtaaaAACAAATACTCTTCTCATTCTTGATGATGTGGGTGATCATACCCAATTAAAAGCATTGGCTGGTGATCTCAATTGGTTTGGCCCTGAAAGTAAGATAATCATAACAACTAGAGATCAGGGCGTTTTAGGTGGAATTgctaaaaataatagaaaaatatatgagcccaaagaattgaatgaagaagaaagtcTTCGACTCTTCAGCTCGCATACTTTTTCAACAGATCAACCTCCTGATGATTATATGCAGCTTTCAGTTGATATAGGACGCACTACAGGAGGTTTGCCCTTAGCCTTGGAGGTTTTGGGTTGTAATTTATCTTTCACAGAAGATAAAGAAGTATGGAAAAGCATGCATCGGAGGTTGAAACAAATTCCCCATGATGATGTCTATAGAAAGTTAAAAATAAGTTACGATAATCTGCAAGATGATATTGAGAAAACTATTTTTCTCGATGCTGCGTGCTTTTTCATAGGAGAGAAGGATGAAATTGTAATTTCCATATGGGAAGCTTGTGGTTTTGAACCGAGATGCCGAATAGAAGGTCTCAAGAGAAAATCCCTCTTAAGGTTTAATGAGTTGAAAGAGTTGTGGATGCATGATCAAATTCGTGACATGGGAAGGAGAATTGTCAACAAACAAAATCTTTTGGAACATGGTAAACAAAGCAGGTTATGGTCTCGTGACGTAATCATGAAGATATTACATGGTGGTAAG GGGAATGAAATTGTTGAAGGTATCTTGCTTAGCTTCAGTTCAGAAGACAACACTCGTTTACACATAGAAAACTTTGAGAAGATGTCCAAGCTAAGATTACTACAAGTCGATGGAGCAACATTGGAGGGAAGCTTTCAATGTCTTCCTTCTGGGTTAAAATGGCTTAGATGGAAGGGATGTCCGTTGGACGAAATACCTGCCGAATTTTATCATGAAAAATTAGGTATGCTGGACTTAAGTCATGGCCAATTTAAACAAGCTTGGAATAGTTGGCCTGAAAATCAG TTGTTTGGACAGTTGAAGGTTCTTAAACTCAGTTGGTGTTCATCTCTATCTAAGTCTCCCAATTTCTCAGGATTTCCTGGCTTAGAGAGGTTGTATCTTGATAATTGCAGTTCTTTGGTTAATTTACATGATTCCATTGGGCAGAATCAGAAGCTTGTTTACTTGAACTTGGAAAAATGCTCCTCTCTTGAAGAACTCCCAAACAGTATACATAGGTTGAGTTCTCTCCAAAAGTTAATGCTCAGCCATTGCATCTCACTCAACAAGTTTCCTGAATCCATTGGTAATTTACAAGAATCATTGGTGGAGCTTTATTTGACCGGAACAAATATTAAAGTACTTCCTGATTGTGTTGGACTGTTAAAGAAATTAGAAGTATTGGATCTTTCACTTTGCCATGAGCTTCTGAATCTACCAAGGTCAATGGAGAATATGACATCTCTGCGTCGCATTGAACTTAGTGGGCATAACAAGCTTCGATGCATCCCAAAGCTGGACTCTACTCTAATTCAACTCTTTATTCATTACCAATCATCAAAATTCTTATCCACAGATTTTGACGAGATATATTTAGTTGATGCTTTTCCACTCCAACATTTTAATATGTCAATGtctgctactgctgctgctgctgctgctgctgctgcagtTGTGTTATCACAATCCTTAAACCCAGACTTTGACAATCTAGATACAACTGAAGACAGATATCTCTTTAGGAAGGTGCTGCTTCGATGCATACCAAAACTGCGCTCTATACGACTTCGATGCAGATCAAAGCTACGCTTTATGATCCTTCGATGCATAACAAACCTGCCGTCTACTACTTTAATTCAAATGCGAGGGTATATTCATTACGAGTCAAAATCAGTAACCATAGATTTGCGACGCAATTGTTGGACTGTGGAGTTTCGGAAGTTAATGaggatattttatttttctagtgTTTctattcatcttctttctcactTTGATGATGATGTCttgttattctttttccttttccttactTTCATTATGTCTTGTcatttctttcccttctccGGACCTTTTTCTCGTTGGAAGCATTTGTTATTCGTTTCTGCGCTCTATCTCCCTGAGCTCTTTCTTTGGTATCATACTTCAAAGAATGTCATGCTCCATTTGGTGTTTAGAGAAACTTTCTTTGGCCCTGTTTTTCCTTCTTGGTTATGGGATGTGTTGTTACTCTTTCATTTACTTTTTGTTACCTTCAGGATGCCTCGTTGTTATTTGGCCTTCCACACTTTTCCCATCGGGGCTTTTTTGTTGTTTCGTTACTTTTCATTGGCCCCGTTTTCCCTTGTGTCTTGTtgctttttttccatttttttcctttaa
- the LOC122092819 gene encoding disease resistance protein Roq1-like isoform X3 produces the protein MASRVGSTSYDVFINFRGEDTRDTFVGHLYNAFKVRGIHAFIDSKDLWKGEDIGELLQAIKVSDLSIAVFSKRYTESSWCLKELAQMVECHRTNGQVIFPIFFKVKTSDVKNQTRCFEISPHRHGKEAPKTLRRWKEALRAVGDKSGWVFQDGDLSELVNSVVQQAWIRLNMVPLIGVKHPVGLESRVQSVLSQLYSNICSKDVQFLGICGPGGIGKTAIAITVYNRIFRNFSKSCFLENIGEGASHPNGMVFLQKIFLKKIYGEKIKISNSREGSSLIKKFLVKTNTLLILDDVGDHTQLKALAGDLNWFGPESKIIITTRDQGVLGGIAKNNRKIYEPKELNEEESLRLFSSHTFSTDQPPDDYMQLSVDIGRTTGGLPLALEVLGCNLSFTEDKEVWKSMHRRLKQIPHDDVYRKLKISYDNLQDDIEKTIFLDAACFFIGEKDEIVISIWEACGFEPRCRIEGLKRKSLLRFNELKELWMHDQIRDMGRRIVNKQNLLEHGKQSRLWSRDVIMKILHGGKGNEIVEGILLSFSSEDNTRLHIENFEKMSKLRLLQVDGATLEGSFQCLPSGLKWLRWKGCPLDEIPAEFYHEKLVVWTVEGS, from the exons ATGGCGTCACGGGTTGGATCAACGAGCTATGATGTGTTTATCAACTTCAGAGGGGAAGACACCCGCGATACCTTCGTTGGCCACCTTTACAATGCTTTCAAGGTTCGTGGAATTCATGCTTTCATTGACAGCAAAGATCTGTGGAAAGGAGAAGATATTGGGGAGCTTCTCCAAGCAATAAAAGTGTCAGACCTCTCAATTGCTGTCTTCTCTAAGAGATACACAGAGAGTAGTTGGTGCCTCAAGGAGCTTGCTCAGATGGTAGAATGTCATAGAACCAATGGACAAgtcatttttcccattttcttcaAGGTCAAGACATCGGACGTTAAGAATCAAACTAGATGTTTTGAGATTTCGCCTCACAGACATGGCAAGGAGGCACCTAAAACTCTGCGAAGATGGAAGGAAGCTTTGCGAGCGGTAGGAGACAAGAGTGGATGGGTTTTTCAGGATGG GGATCTATCAGAGTTAGTGAATTCAGTTGTTCAACAAGCTTGGATCCGATTGAACATGGTCCCCTTGATTGGTGTTAAACACCCTGTTGGATTGGAATCCCGGGTACAATCTGTGTTGTCCCAACTATATTCTAATATCTGTTCTAAGGATGTTCAATTCCTAGGGATATGTGGTCCGGGTGGCATCGGGAAAACAGCTATTGCAATAACCGTATACAATCGCATCTTTAGAAACTTTAGTAAGAGTTGTTTTCTTGAAAACATTGGAGAGGGAGCATCACATCCCAATGGTATGGTTTTCTTGCAaaagatatttttgaaaaagatttatggggagaaaattaaaatatccAATTCTAGAGAAGGATCaagtttgataaaaaaatttcttgtaaaAACAAATACTCTTCTCATTCTTGATGATGTGGGTGATCATACCCAATTAAAAGCATTGGCTGGTGATCTCAATTGGTTTGGCCCTGAAAGTAAGATAATCATAACAACTAGAGATCAGGGCGTTTTAGGTGGAATTgctaaaaataatagaaaaatatatgagcccaaagaattgaatgaagaagaaagtcTTCGACTCTTCAGCTCGCATACTTTTTCAACAGATCAACCTCCTGATGATTATATGCAGCTTTCAGTTGATATAGGACGCACTACAGGAGGTTTGCCCTTAGCCTTGGAGGTTTTGGGTTGTAATTTATCTTTCACAGAAGATAAAGAAGTATGGAAAAGCATGCATCGGAGGTTGAAACAAATTCCCCATGATGATGTCTATAGAAAGTTAAAAATAAGTTACGATAATCTGCAAGATGATATTGAGAAAACTATTTTTCTCGATGCTGCGTGCTTTTTCATAGGAGAGAAGGATGAAATTGTAATTTCCATATGGGAAGCTTGTGGTTTTGAACCGAGATGCCGAATAGAAGGTCTCAAGAGAAAATCCCTCTTAAGGTTTAATGAGTTGAAAGAGTTGTGGATGCATGATCAAATTCGTGACATGGGAAGGAGAATTGTCAACAAACAAAATCTTTTGGAACATGGTAAACAAAGCAGGTTATGGTCTCGTGACGTAATCATGAAGATATTACATGGTGGTAAG GGGAATGAAATTGTTGAAGGTATCTTGCTTAGCTTCAGTTCAGAAGACAACACTCGTTTACACATAGAAAACTTTGAGAAGATGTCCAAGCTAAGATTACTACAAGTCGATGGAGCAACATTGGAGGGAAGCTTTCAATGTCTTCCTTCTGGGTTAAAATGGCTTAGATGGAAGGGATGTCCGTTGGACGAAATACCTGCCGAATTTTATCATGAAAAATTAG TTGTTTGGACAGTTGAAGGTTCTTAA
- the LOC122092819 gene encoding disease resistance protein RUN1-like isoform X2: protein MASRVGSTSYDVFINFRGEDTRDTFVGHLYNAFKVRGIHAFIDSKDLWKGEDIGELLQAIKVSDLSIAVFSKRYTESSWCLKELAQMVECHRTNGQVIFPIFFKVKTSDVKNQTRCFEISPHRHGKEAPKTLRRWKEALRAVGDKSGWVFQDGDLSELVNSVVQQAWIRLNMVPLIGVKHPVGLESRGNEIVEGILLSFSSEDNTRLHIENFEKMSKLRLLQVDGATLEGSFQCLPSGLKWLRWKGCPLDEIPAEFYHEKLGMLDLSHGQFKQAWNSWPENQLFGQLKVLKLSWCSSLSKSPNFSGFPGLERLYLDNCSSLVNLHDSIGQNQKLVYLNLEKCSSLEELPNSIHRLSSLQKLMLSHCISLNKFPESIGNLQESLVELYLTGTNIKVLPDCVGLLKKLEVLDLSLCHELLNLPRSMENMTSLRRIELSGHNKLRCIPKLDSTLIQLFIHYQSSKFLSTDFDEIYLVDAFPLQHFNMSMSATAAAAAAAAAVVLSQSLNPDFDNLDTTEDRYLFRKVLLRCIPKLRSIRLRCRSKLRFMILRCITNLPSTTLIQMRGYIHYESKSVTIDLRRNCWTVEFRKLMRIFYFSSVSIHLLSHFDDDVLLFFFLFLTFIMSCHFFPFSGPFSRWKHLLFVSALYLPELFLWYHTSKNVMLHLVFRETFFGPVFPSWLWDVLLLFHLLFVTFRMPRCYLAFHTFPIGAFLLFRYFSLAPFSLVSCCFFSIFFL, encoded by the exons ATGGCGTCACGGGTTGGATCAACGAGCTATGATGTGTTTATCAACTTCAGAGGGGAAGACACCCGCGATACCTTCGTTGGCCACCTTTACAATGCTTTCAAGGTTCGTGGAATTCATGCTTTCATTGACAGCAAAGATCTGTGGAAAGGAGAAGATATTGGGGAGCTTCTCCAAGCAATAAAAGTGTCAGACCTCTCAATTGCTGTCTTCTCTAAGAGATACACAGAGAGTAGTTGGTGCCTCAAGGAGCTTGCTCAGATGGTAGAATGTCATAGAACCAATGGACAAgtcatttttcccattttcttcaAGGTCAAGACATCGGACGTTAAGAATCAAACTAGATGTTTTGAGATTTCGCCTCACAGACATGGCAAGGAGGCACCTAAAACTCTGCGAAGATGGAAGGAAGCTTTGCGAGCGGTAGGAGACAAGAGTGGATGGGTTTTTCAGGATGG GGATCTATCAGAGTTAGTGAATTCAGTTGTTCAACAAGCTTGGATCCGATTGAACATGGTCCCCTTGATTGGTGTTAAACACCCTGTTGGATTGGAATCCCGG GGGAATGAAATTGTTGAAGGTATCTTGCTTAGCTTCAGTTCAGAAGACAACACTCGTTTACACATAGAAAACTTTGAGAAGATGTCCAAGCTAAGATTACTACAAGTCGATGGAGCAACATTGGAGGGAAGCTTTCAATGTCTTCCTTCTGGGTTAAAATGGCTTAGATGGAAGGGATGTCCGTTGGACGAAATACCTGCCGAATTTTATCATGAAAAATTAGGTATGCTGGACTTAAGTCATGGCCAATTTAAACAAGCTTGGAATAGTTGGCCTGAAAATCAG TTGTTTGGACAGTTGAAGGTTCTTAAACTCAGTTGGTGTTCATCTCTATCTAAGTCTCCCAATTTCTCAGGATTTCCTGGCTTAGAGAGGTTGTATCTTGATAATTGCAGTTCTTTGGTTAATTTACATGATTCCATTGGGCAGAATCAGAAGCTTGTTTACTTGAACTTGGAAAAATGCTCCTCTCTTGAAGAACTCCCAAACAGTATACATAGGTTGAGTTCTCTCCAAAAGTTAATGCTCAGCCATTGCATCTCACTCAACAAGTTTCCTGAATCCATTGGTAATTTACAAGAATCATTGGTGGAGCTTTATTTGACCGGAACAAATATTAAAGTACTTCCTGATTGTGTTGGACTGTTAAAGAAATTAGAAGTATTGGATCTTTCACTTTGCCATGAGCTTCTGAATCTACCAAGGTCAATGGAGAATATGACATCTCTGCGTCGCATTGAACTTAGTGGGCATAACAAGCTTCGATGCATCCCAAAGCTGGACTCTACTCTAATTCAACTCTTTATTCATTACCAATCATCAAAATTCTTATCCACAGATTTTGACGAGATATATTTAGTTGATGCTTTTCCACTCCAACATTTTAATATGTCAATGtctgctactgctgctgctgctgctgctgctgctgcagtTGTGTTATCACAATCCTTAAACCCAGACTTTGACAATCTAGATACAACTGAAGACAGATATCTCTTTAGGAAGGTGCTGCTTCGATGCATACCAAAACTGCGCTCTATACGACTTCGATGCAGATCAAAGCTACGCTTTATGATCCTTCGATGCATAACAAACCTGCCGTCTACTACTTTAATTCAAATGCGAGGGTATATTCATTACGAGTCAAAATCAGTAACCATAGATTTGCGACGCAATTGTTGGACTGTGGAGTTTCGGAAGTTAATGaggatattttatttttctagtgTTTctattcatcttctttctcactTTGATGATGATGTCttgttattctttttccttttccttactTTCATTATGTCTTGTcatttctttcccttctccGGACCTTTTTCTCGTTGGAAGCATTTGTTATTCGTTTCTGCGCTCTATCTCCCTGAGCTCTTTCTTTGGTATCATACTTCAAAGAATGTCATGCTCCATTTGGTGTTTAGAGAAACTTTCTTTGGCCCTGTTTTTCCTTCTTGGTTATGGGATGTGTTGTTACTCTTTCATTTACTTTTTGTTACCTTCAGGATGCCTCGTTGTTATTTGGCCTTCCACACTTTTCCCATCGGGGCTTTTTTGTTGTTTCGTTACTTTTCATTGGCCCCGTTTTCCCTTGTGTCTTGTtgctttttttccatttttttcctttaa